TACATTTCACATAATTAAACAGTTTACCATCAGAAGCTTTATTTTGGCTAGCATACCAATTGCTCATATATTTAGTCTAgatatgttcaaaaatttatattgtccgaaatgttttacttcttgtttaatttcaaaaacttctAATACTTTCTTAGCAAATGAGAACCAAGAAGTTATGTTAGATTTGTGAAGCTCTTGGCTGCATTTATAAGCATCTTTTAATAGACTGAATTCAGTTGTAAGATTTTCAAATCTACACCAGTATTTTACAATTGACTTTACAATATCATAATGTAAGGGGAAACGCCCCAGTTCTGATAATACAGCAAAATTGACACTCCTTTTGTGTACACCAagtataaatttagaaaatttaagatGGAGATTCTcacatttaagatttttttaaatatttgtattaaatctATTTATCAAAAGAAGCTAAAAAAACTCGCGGGTAAATTTTTGTCCTGCAAGACAATAAATCGAAATTATATACTAATCCAAATATGGGAagtgtgtcaaagcgacaacaacccgaccatagagcagacaacagccgaagaccaccaatgtgtcttcaatgtagcgagaattcccgcatccgtaggtgtccttcagctggcccctaaaaatatgtttactatagctagtacagtgataatggacgtcatactaaactccgaattataaacaagaaactaaattaaaaacCACACAAGAcgaacaaaggccagaggctcctgacttggaagaggtgcaaaattgtttattttctttagctTCATCTGCTGACaccagactcggacttctcttgaactgaattttaatgtacgtattgttatgcgtttacttttgtATAGTCTATTGACTACTTatttttcactgaactagtactgACATTATTCCATttcacgggggggggggggggggggggggggcagctGATaccacctccgggtgcgggattttctcgctgtgttgaagacacaTTCGTGGCCTTTGAATGTTGTCTGGTCATTGGTCGGattgttgcctctttgacagATTCCCggttttttattatcaattgtATTAGAATGTTGAGCTCGATCTAACGTCCATTCACTTCAAAACGGTCAAATAAGTTTTTAGAGGAGTTATCGACCTTATATGACGAATTTTCTCACTGATAAGTCGATCAGTATATTATGTCTTCAAATAGAGGCTTACTGTGAGTGGGCTAAATATGATCAGTTATTAGAAAATATGTCAGCTGTAAGACTTATATACTTCGTTGATTGATATGGTGCacaacaataattttaaaatcaaacaaaactagGGAAACTGCATTACATTACTGCAAGTGCTAAACTGTCagtttatattcattttatttaggGCTCATATGCCTATCGGAATAATCGCAGCTCATGTCGATGGTTGAATAATTATCAAATCGGTTTCCACAATCCCGTCATCTTACCctcgaatgtgacctaccgaattagatttATAATCAGGTTTGTATTTACGTGAGCAATACGTTGGATATCATATGTGGATCCGATCTGCTTAAACCCTTTTGGTGCATTTGATAGCATATCCGGTTTCTTGGTGGTGTTCGTGGTCCTATGTTGTgtttgtatacattttgttgtttgtcgtttttgccatggcgttgtccatataaaaacaaaacttgtgAGTTCGCATACTCTTTTACTCGTATATTTCGCCTTTATTTCAATAAGCAACATTCGATTTCACCAACAACGACTCATATTTGTATCCAGCCATACCAACAAATAATCAACAAAGCGTCAAATTAGACTGACAGGACAAAATATATTGACTTTTAACAGTTTAACGTACACCCTTTCAACCTTTATAGaacatatacagtaaaattgaaacacataattataaattaaacaagaatgtgtcccaacaGACGGACGgaagcacagaccagaaaacataatgcccataaaggGGCATAAAAACATTCACAGTGCAGCCACTAACAGAATGACCACCAATTTGAAGAACAAGGGAATAATTAAACGGCATATCATTTAGACAGTAGGGTCATAATGTGCTTGATAATACAGCCTCTTAAGGCTATTTCAATTACATCCGGTCCAGGAAATAGGTGTCCTGTCCGTCAAAGAATATTGTAGCCCGTTGCAAGTGAGGTTGCAAGGCACATTATCTACACAAATccatcatatttttattttcaactagCAGTCATAATTTTCTGCTGTTAATACCGGTTGATTCATTTTACAGAACCAGTCTTTCGTggaaatttcaaatatgttttcgTCCTGAACTGCCACTGGACTTTTAACAAGCagcatcataccacatcttcttttttatagcaTCAATCagcattgtaaataaataaatggagaAGGCAAAAACACGATACTAGACATacgttttacatttttatttcggggtcttttatagcggactaggcggtatgggctttactcattattgaaggccgtacggtgacgaatagttgttaatttatgtgtcattttggtttcttgtggtgagttgtctcattgacaatcataccacatcttctttttatatttatgtatatctaGGTATACCAATGGCAAGTTAAATATTGTCAACGCAAAGTTTGAATAATTTAACGGTGAAACATGATATCTGACAACAACGCATCTGATGTTCAGAATGAATTAGCTTCTATAACATATAACCTtcaactcttttttttaaatcacttgaaatgaaatgaaatcaaCATTTACAATATGTTGTTAGTCGGGTTTTTCTttttgccatggctttgtctatataaaaataagacctGTGAGTTTGCATGTTCTTTTGTTGGTATATTTTGTGTTTGAATTCTtttaatagacaactttcgagttcgaagAATGACAAACTCGAAGGTGGTCTATTAAGTGGCGACTAGTATCAAATACTAATTACTGTTTATTGTTTATCATATTATTTGAgaaatacatgtagatttacGTTCAAGTGTGCTATGTATCAAATTTTAGACTTTGAGGTAATTATAAGTGGATGAATTAAAGTCTTTGGTAGCTAATTGACTTCTAATGACAAACTTAAtgtaaaaatgcatttatttacccACATACAGatagaaaatattcaaattctgACATTTCTTCTCCGTAATGTAACCATTCCCAAATTTCTTGAGCACgttcttttttaatatgtttacatataaatagTTCCGGTATCACTGCTTTAGGTGGTTTCGtgaatttcaattgttcataACTATTAAATTTATCCGCTGTTAGTTTTAATCGTGGCGGCTTTAAAGACTGGAAGCTTTCAGTTTCTGTATTTAAACGTGGTCTATACTCAGAAACTCGTCTAGGATAAAGTGAAAACCGCCTGCCATGACGTGAGGCGGTGGTATCCCCAACCTCCGTCTCAACATCGCTATCCTCATTATCACTATACACAGTTCTGATTATTTTCTCTACTTCCTGTCGGAGTTCCAAAGCTTCAGGATGTTGAACTGTTTTCATTGGGAGATAACGACATGATCGAGTTCTTATTTTGTCCGTATCCAAGCCCATTGTTTTTGAGCGCCCAATTGGCGCAGAACGTGCATACAGTTTCCTAAATTTATCAGAATCTGAATTGATTTCTACAGGTATTTGCCTCAGTAAGGATTTCGACCATTTTGTGTCTACGGCATTTGTATCAAAATGTACATGCGCACTAAGTTTGACCTTGCTATCATCGTATTCAAGGTCATCATTAACATACGGCTCTTGAAACATGGCCCTGAGGTCCGTTCTGTATTTATTATCAATCGAGTTTTTAGCTTTGTCAATTGGTAAGAGGTAACTGATACCCTTGCTTACTTTCTCTCTTGTTATTGCATCTTTCATGTGCGGAATCGGTGGTAAATCCGGCCATTCGTattcaagtaattcaacatGATATTCCGGAGTTGATTCCTCCTGTTTTGATTTGCCTCTTCTTCCGGTTCTAGTTATAGCTGCTGGACTTGTCTTTGGTCTAGCTAGATGTAAATCTGGGCCTGATATATCTCCCGGCATTATCTCActggaaatataaaaagaataaacaattaaacaaatgaaCGGATGAGTACAAATCAAGAAATTGGAGGTTCAGTTTTAATCTTAACCTTAATGTAAcacaaatgcatttatttaccaacacaaagatagaaaatatttgaatgtgaATGCATTCTTAGGAATGAAGTAAAAAGTAACAATTTACTTTTATTCCAAACAGtatactttaaaaacaaattgtgctACATGAGGTATAACACTGGTATCATGTTTAGGAAAAGTATTTACAGCTATACTAAATAACAGACTAGACAAATTTGCAGAAGAAATTGAACTTCTTTCAAAATGCCAAGCGGGATTTAGGAAAGGTCACTCCACGCTCGataatatttttagtttatattgTTTGATTCAACTTTATCTACTCTCTGGAAAACGTTTATTCTGTACATTTGTTGATTTCAAGAAAGCCTTTGATACGGTGTGGAGGATAGGGCTGTGGCAAAAGCTTATTTCTAGTAACATAACAGGCAAAATATTCAACTCTATTTATAACCTCTATTCTAATATTAAATCATGTGTTAGACATAATTCGGATTGTTCAAATTTCTTTCCGTGCGAAGTTGGAGTTAGACAAGGTGAAAACTTATCGccttttctgttttctctttttattaatgatctagaaaactattttattcagcATGATATAACATGCTTAGAAAAGGTGAATGAATACTGTCAAAGTGAACTTGGCATGtatattagaatttttttattactatatGCTGATGATACAATATTACTGGCAGAATCAGCTGACGATTTACAAATAATGTTATATAAGTTTGATGAATACTGTGTTAAATGGAAACTAAATGTAAACATCGATAAGACAAAAGTAATGGTGTTTGAGAAGGCGAAGCGcaaaaataaatacagattTATGTTAAGAGGCGAGGAGTTAAAGCTCACGGACAGTTATAATTATCTGGGATTATTAATaagatataattgtaattttaatttatcaaagaaaaaactGGTTGAACAGTCACAAAAGGCACTGTACGCATTATACTACAAGTTAAGAAATGTAAAAATTCCCTCAGATCTGCAATTTCGGCTATTTGATTGTATGGTTTCTCCAATTTTACTTTATGGCTCGGAAATATGGGGTCATGAGAATGTTGACATGATTGAAAAGGTACACTTAAGTTTCCTAAAGAAGATACTGAATGTAAGATCGACAACACCAAACTATATGGTCTATGGGGAAACTGGCAGATTCCCTCTTATcattaatataaaaactaaattacTTTGCTTTTGGGCAAGATTAGTGCAAAGCGGTAGTAGAAAATTATCCGGGATTTTGTATCAGTTAATGTATAACCTGCATACTTCAGGCCAATACTCATTTAAATGGATATCTTCTCTAAAACAAGTACTAGATGATAcaggattttcttttttctggaaTGCACAGGGTGGTATAAAAAGTtcagatattaaaaaagaaataaaacaaagattagTTGACCAATTTGGACAGCGTATATTCGCTGATATGACAAACTCGTCAAGAGGGGAGTTTTATGCGTCatacaaaactattttttgtttagaACAATATTTATTGAATCTTAAAGTGGCAGATCGTTATATATACAGTAAATTTAGatgttcaaatatcaaaatcccTATTGAGGTTGGTCGGTGGAAAAATACACCAAAGGATGATCGTATATGCCGCCACTGCGATTCAAATACAATTGGTGAcgaatatcattatttttttacatgtaccaATGAACAAATTATGTCATTAAGAGAAAGGTATATACCTACATATTACACAAAGAATCCTtcccaattaaaatttattggGCTATTGTCACATTGTAATGTACCAGTTCTAACAAAACTGTGCTCGTTTTTGAGACATTTAGAtaagatattttcataatttgtactGTATGACAATGTagtattaaaatacatttttattcaccctacaattcaaattatttcaaaacaaattaaccaattattatatattttaattctatTGTATGATATCgctaatttatttattgtttgtcttgctttcaaatgtataattatgtaattGTTGATGTATACTTGTTATCCTCTTGTAGCACCATACGTGTGCCTAAGTTGTAATaaattgtcttgtcttgtcttgatAACAAATGAAATTCAACATTAATAATGCTAAGACTTACAAATGTAATTATAGTATTACTGTGATGTTTGACATCGAAACTGATGGACTATATAttctctcattggcactcatccCACATATtctatctattttattttgtcagcaATTTTGTCAACCATCATGCATGATACTCAATGTAATCATTGGTTATAGCAAAGCTGTACAGAATCGTATGAATACATTTTGAACAAGGTTAATTCATGACGAGGTGTAGATTTActctttgacatgtttgatgAATAAGcccatttaatttttatgtaagACGTTCtttattaaatacatatgttttGATTGCATGTTCGGCAATAGTTTCCATACG
Above is a window of Mytilus trossulus isolate FHL-02 chromosome 4, PNRI_Mtr1.1.1.hap1, whole genome shotgun sequence DNA encoding:
- the LOC134715641 gene encoding uncharacterized protein LOC134715641, whose translation is MPGDISGPDLHLARPKTSPAAITRTGRRGKSKQEESTPEYHVELLEYEWPDLPPIPHMKDAITREKVSKGISYLLPIDKAKNSIDNKYRTDLRAMFQEPYVNDDLEYDDSKVKLSAHVHFDTNAVDTKWSKSLLRQIPVEINSDSDKFRKLYARSAPIGRSKTMGLDTDKIRTRSCRYLPMKTVQHPEALELRQEVEKIIRTVYSDNEDSDVETEVGDTTASRHGRRFSLYPRRVSEYRPRLNTETESFQSLKPPRLKLTADKFNSYEQLKFTKPPKAVIPELFICKHIKKERAQEIWEWLHYGEEMSEFEYFLSVCG